The following are from one region of the Ischnura elegans chromosome X, ioIscEleg1.1, whole genome shotgun sequence genome:
- the LOC124170996 gene encoding protein ANTAGONIST OF LIKE HETEROCHROMATIN PROTEIN 1-like: protein MEEELEMLLILRLRRRRERRRMRQAIAMRRWWQSPILQRRVEYGFWENLIQEMRNQEPDKFLNFHRMSVIQFDRLLQKVEPHISRRQVVREPIPAGLKLSLTLRYLASGESMISLAYSYRVGKSTTSGIIAETCQAIWNVLKDEVLPSPTAQDWAHTAQDFGHLWNFPNCVGAIDGKHIIVQCFSNTGSRFYNYKGTFSTVLLASCDAQYCFTFVSIGSAGRESDGGIFQTCGFGQAILRERLPLPPPRQFDGYPNPLPAVFVGDAAFPLRKNLMRPFVGGNLLPGPTIFNYRLSRARRVIENTFGVMSNKFRIYRKPILASPETVDLIVQATVVLHNWLRKQEIQGQGRENYIPPGLIDYEDRHGIVHPGEWREEAAPQGMIPLPRNHARNAMNEAKEIRNKFQDYFLGSGAVPWQWNKLPEQERALFLP from the exons ATGGAGGAGGAGTTAGAAATGCTTCTCATTCTCCGTTTGAGGAGGAGAAGAGAAAGGAGACGAATGAGACAGGCCATCGCAATGCGACGCTGGTGGCAAAGTCCCATTTTGCAACGGAGAGTTGAGTATGGCTTTTGGGAGAACCTCATCCAAGAGATGAGGAATCAGGAGCcggataaatttttgaattttcataggATGTCAGTCATTCAATTCGACCGACTCTTGCAAAAAGTTGAGCCTCATATTTCCCGTCGACAAGTAGTCCGAGAGCCCATACCAGCCGGCCTTAAGCTATCATTGACTTTAAG ATATCTAGCTTCAGGGGAGAGCATGATATCCTTAGCGTACTCCTACAGAGTAGGGAAATCAACCACTTCCGGAATCATTGCCGAAACTTGCCAGGCAATATGGAATGTGCTCAAAGATGAGGTGCTACCATCTCCCACTGCCCAGGATTGGGCTCACACTGCTCAAGATTTTGGCCATCTCTGGAACTTTCCCAATTGTGTTGGGGCCATTGATGGCAAACATATTATTGTACAG tgctTCAGCAACACCGGAAGCAGGTTTTATAATTACAAGGGAACTTTCAGCACAGTTTTGCTTGCCAGCTGTGATGCTCAATATTGCTTCACATTTGTAAGTATTGGATCAGCAGGTAGGGAAAGTGATGGTGGTATATTTCAGACTTGTGGCTTCGGGCAGGCCATATTAAGGGAGAGATTGCCCCTACCTCCACCAAGGCAGTTTGACGGATATCCAAACCCCCTGCCGGCTGTCTTTGTCG GCGACGCAGCTTTTCCACTAAGAAAGAATTTGATGCGCCCATTTGTAGGTGGTAATTTACTTCCTGGCCCTACAATATTCAATTACCGATTAAGTCGGGCAAGGCGTGTCATTGAAAACACTTTTGGGGTCATGTCGAATAAATTTAGGATTTACAGGAAGCCTATTTTAGCCTCACCTGAGACAGTGGACCTTATTGTGCAAGCAACTGTTGTCTTGCACAATTGGCTGCGGAAGCAGGAAATCCAGGGACAAGGAAGGGAAAATTATATTCCTCCTGGATTAATAGATTATGAAGATAGACACGGCATAGTGCACCCAGGAGAGTGGCGAGAAGAAGCTGCCCCTCAAG GAATGATACCACTACCCCGAAATCATGCTAGGAATGCAATGAACGAAGCGAAGGAGATACGAAATAAATTCCAAGACTATTTCCTGGGAAGTGGAGCAGTTCCATGGCAATGGAACAAGCTTCCTGAGCAGGAAAGGGCTTTGTTTCTGCCATAA